A single window of Pseudoduganella plicata DNA harbors:
- the mnmH gene encoding tRNA 2-selenouridine(34) synthase MnmH: protein MKYPEILRIDDVLARLDDFDTIIDARTPDEFALDHLPDAINCPVLDNEQRIRVGTMYKQVGSFEAKKVGAALVAKNIAHHIETLWQDKPREWKPLVYCWRGGNRSGSMAHILAKIGWPVVQLEGGYKAFRNRVNADLERTPELDFRVICGTTGSGKTRLLDTLESIGAQVLDLEQLAAHRGSVLGNLPCQPQPTQKGFETSIWNRLRRFDPQRPVFVESESRKVGDLRVPAALMERMRASPCVALQVARAERVKLLIEDYQHFACNAPALNAQLEYLTDLHGKARIAAWQEMATGGRMPELVDELLVNHYDPAYTRSIHRNFSQYEHAQAVALADISPASFLAAARTLHND, encoded by the coding sequence ATGAAGTATCCCGAAATCCTCCGCATCGACGACGTGCTGGCCCGCCTCGACGACTTCGACACGATCATCGACGCGCGCACGCCGGACGAATTCGCGCTGGACCACCTGCCCGATGCGATCAACTGCCCCGTGCTGGACAACGAGCAGCGCATCCGCGTCGGCACCATGTACAAGCAGGTCGGCAGCTTCGAGGCGAAGAAGGTGGGCGCCGCATTGGTGGCGAAGAACATCGCCCACCATATCGAGACGCTGTGGCAGGACAAGCCGCGCGAATGGAAGCCACTGGTCTACTGCTGGCGCGGCGGCAACCGCAGCGGCTCGATGGCGCATATCCTGGCAAAGATCGGCTGGCCCGTGGTGCAGCTCGAAGGCGGCTATAAAGCCTTCCGCAACCGCGTCAACGCCGACCTGGAGCGAACGCCCGAACTGGATTTCCGCGTCATCTGCGGCACCACGGGCAGCGGCAAGACGCGCCTGCTGGACACGCTCGAATCGATCGGCGCGCAGGTGCTCGACCTGGAACAGCTGGCCGCGCACCGCGGCTCCGTGCTGGGCAACCTGCCCTGCCAGCCGCAGCCGACGCAAAAGGGCTTCGAGACGTCGATCTGGAACCGGCTGCGCCGCTTCGATCCGCAGCGGCCCGTCTTCGTCGAATCGGAAAGCAGGAAGGTGGGCGACCTGCGCGTGCCGGCCGCGCTGATGGAGCGCATGCGCGCGTCGCCCTGCGTCGCGCTGCAGGTGGCGCGTGCCGAGCGCGTCAAGCTGCTGATCGAGGACTACCAGCACTTCGCCTGCAACGCGCCGGCGCTGAACGCGCAGCTCGAATACCTGACGGACCTGCACGGCAAGGCGAGAATCGCCGCATGGCAGGAGATGGCAACGGGCGGGCGCATGCCGGAACTGGTCGACGAACTGCTGGTGAACCACTACGACCCCGCCTACACCCGCTCCATCCATCGCAACTTCAGCCAATACGAACACGCGCAGGCGGTGGCGCTGGCCGACATCTCGCCCGCTTCGTTCCTTGCGGCCGCGCGGACGTTGCACAACGACTGA
- a CDS encoding HU family DNA-binding protein, which yields MNKTELIDHIATSADISKAAAARALDAMIDGVTTTLAKNDSVTLVGFGTFMVSERAARTGRNPRTKEEITIEAAKVPKFKAGKALKDAVN from the coding sequence GTGAACAAGACTGAACTGATCGACCATATCGCCACTTCCGCTGACATCTCGAAAGCGGCCGCGGCACGCGCGCTGGACGCGATGATCGATGGCGTTACCACTACTCTGGCCAAGAACGACAGCGTGACCCTCGTCGGCTTCGGCACCTTCATGGTGAGCGAGCGCGCAGCCCGTACCGGCCGCAACCCGCGCACCAAGGAAGAGATCACGATCGAGGCCGCCAAAGTGCCGAAATTCAAAGCTGGTAAAGCACTGAAAGATGCTGTAAACTAA
- a CDS encoding arylesterase, with the protein MDVLTNFRNLVALCALLVLGVGANAYSAPKTLLVVGDSLSAEYGIARGTGWVALLERKLQAQNIAASIVNASVSGETTSGGRTRLPALLTKHKPDIVVIELGANDGLRGLPVTAADANLRAMVSAARKADAQVLLVGMQIPPNYGRDYADKFSAMYGAISRDEKVALAPFMLAGVAEKADLFQADRLHPLAAAHPVILNNIWPSLAPLLKAK; encoded by the coding sequence ATGGACGTGCTGACGAATTTCAGAAACCTGGTGGCCCTGTGCGCACTGCTCGTACTGGGCGTCGGCGCGAACGCCTATTCTGCCCCAAAAACGCTGCTCGTGGTGGGCGACAGCCTGTCGGCCGAATATGGCATCGCCCGCGGCACCGGCTGGGTTGCCCTGCTGGAGCGCAAGCTGCAGGCACAGAACATCGCCGCCAGCATCGTCAACGCCAGCGTCAGCGGCGAAACCACCAGCGGCGGGCGCACCCGCCTGCCCGCGCTGCTGACGAAGCACAAGCCTGACATCGTCGTCATTGAACTGGGCGCCAACGATGGCCTGCGCGGCCTGCCCGTCACGGCCGCCGATGCGAATCTGCGCGCGATGGTGAGCGCGGCACGGAAGGCCGACGCGCAAGTGCTCCTCGTCGGCATGCAGATCCCGCCGAACTACGGCCGCGACTACGCGGATAAATTCTCGGCCATGTACGGCGCCATCAGCCGCGACGAGAAGGTGGCGCTGGCCCCGTTCATGCTGGCTGGCGTGGCGGAAAAAGCGGACCTGTTCCAGGCCGACCGCCTGCACCCGCTGGCGGCGGCGCACCCTGTCATCCTGAATAATATCTGGCCCTCGCTGGCCCCACTGTTGAAAGCCAAATGA
- a CDS encoding SurA N-terminal domain-containing protein, with protein MQILLAIVIVPSFVFVGVSGYNSSGDSANTVAKVGGQALTQQEYEQALRRQLDQYRQRLGAQFDQKLFDTPEFRQSVLDNLIAQRAIVAEASRSHLGVADAAVQRAVAESLQDIPGMFKADGKLDEERAASLIASQTGLSPEGYFQSLKRDLTIQQMAAGVQGSAFAPRTVSQLVANLTEQERDVQELVLPLSGFAADVKVTDAMIKAYYDKNTKQYAVPEQASIEYVVFDANAIASGITVSDDEVAAVYNAAPARYTAPEERRASHILVAAAKDANAAAKTAAKAKAEAILADVRKAPSQFAAIAKAKSEDPGSAEQGGDLGVIEKGSLVPTVEGAIFKLKQGEVSGVVESEFGYHIITVTALKPAVLKPLEAVKGDIAAELKKQKAAKKYSEAAETFTNTVYEQADSLKPVADKLGLKIQTAAGLTRTPNPALGAAPYNNAKFLTALFSGEAIKDKRNTEAVEVAPSTLVSGRIVDFKPASVRPLAEVADEIRQRVTAQEALAAAKKAGDAKLAALKASGDATGFGAPLTISRAKIDGINPLAARAVLKADTSKLPAYVGIELPGMGYGIYRIGKVHQPAAPDEARRKADAEQIDNIVAQQDMVNYVEVLKEKAKVKIVKPVTAAKADGTE; from the coding sequence ATGCAGATTTTGCTGGCGATCGTCATTGTGCCGTCGTTCGTCTTCGTCGGCGTCAGCGGTTACAACAGCTCCGGCGACAGCGCCAATACGGTCGCCAAGGTCGGCGGCCAGGCGCTGACCCAGCAGGAATACGAGCAGGCGCTGCGTCGGCAGCTGGACCAGTACCGCCAGCGCCTCGGTGCCCAGTTCGACCAGAAGCTGTTCGACACCCCCGAATTCCGCCAGAGCGTGCTCGATAACCTGATCGCTCAGCGCGCCATCGTCGCCGAGGCGTCGCGCAGCCACCTGGGCGTGGCCGACGCCGCCGTGCAGCGCGCCGTGGCCGAGAGCCTGCAGGACATTCCCGGCATGTTCAAAGCCGACGGCAAGCTCGATGAAGAGCGCGCCGCCAGCCTGATCGCCAGCCAGACGGGCCTGTCGCCCGAAGGCTACTTCCAGTCGCTCAAGCGCGATCTGACGATCCAGCAGATGGCTGCCGGCGTGCAGGGCAGCGCGTTCGCACCGCGCACCGTGTCGCAGCTGGTCGCCAATCTGACGGAGCAGGAACGCGACGTGCAGGAGCTGGTATTGCCGCTGTCCGGCTTCGCCGCCGACGTCAAGGTCACCGACGCCATGATCAAGGCGTACTACGACAAGAACACCAAGCAGTACGCCGTGCCGGAACAGGCCAGCATCGAGTACGTTGTCTTCGATGCCAACGCAATCGCCAGCGGCATCACCGTCAGCGACGACGAAGTCGCCGCCGTCTACAACGCCGCTCCGGCACGCTACACGGCGCCGGAAGAACGCCGCGCCAGTCATATCCTGGTCGCCGCCGCGAAGGATGCCAACGCCGCCGCCAAGACGGCCGCGAAGGCCAAGGCAGAAGCGATCCTGGCCGACGTGCGCAAGGCCCCAAGCCAGTTCGCGGCCATCGCCAAGGCGAAGTCGGAAGATCCGGGTTCGGCGGAGCAGGGCGGCGACCTGGGCGTGATCGAAAAAGGTTCGCTGGTACCGACCGTGGAAGGGGCCATCTTCAAGCTCAAGCAGGGTGAAGTCAGCGGCGTCGTGGAGTCCGAGTTCGGCTATCACATCATCACCGTGACGGCGCTCAAGCCGGCCGTGCTGAAGCCGCTGGAAGCCGTCAAGGGCGACATCGCCGCGGAACTGAAAAAGCAGAAGGCTGCGAAGAAGTATTCGGAAGCCGCCGAGACGTTCACCAACACCGTGTACGAACAGGCCGATTCGCTCAAGCCCGTGGCCGACAAGCTGGGTCTGAAAATCCAGACGGCCGCCGGTCTGACCCGCACGCCCAATCCCGCCCTGGGCGCGGCGCCGTACAACAACGCCAAGTTCCTGACCGCGCTGTTCTCCGGCGAGGCGATCAAGGACAAGCGCAACACGGAAGCGGTGGAAGTGGCGCCAAGCACGCTGGTCTCCGGCCGCATCGTCGACTTCAAGCCGGCATCCGTGCGTCCGCTGGCTGAAGTGGCGGACGAGATCCGTCAGCGCGTGACGGCCCAGGAAGCGCTGGCCGCCGCCAAGAAGGCGGGCGACGCCAAACTGGCCGCGCTGAAGGCGTCGGGCGACGCGACCGGCTTCGGCGCGCCGCTGACGATCTCGCGTGCGAAGATCGACGGCATCAACCCGCTGGCTGCCCGCGCCGTGCTCAAAGCCGACACGTCGAAGCTGCCGGCCTACGTGGGCATCGAGCTGCCAGGCATGGGCTACGGCATCTACCGCATCGGCAAGGTGCACCAGCCGGCCGCGCCGGACGAGGCACGCCGCAAGGCCGACGCCGAGCAGATCGACAATATCGTGGCCCAGCAGGACATGGTCAACTACGTCGAAGTGCTGAAGGAAAAGGCCAAGGTCAAGATCGTCAAGCCGGTGACGGCCGCAAAGGCCGACGGCACCGAGTAA
- a CDS encoding ABC transporter ATP-binding protein, with amino-acid sequence MPDFSSATSSFVPDSPATARQQPAVQGAARPDAIAVRGLTKRVADASGELTILHSVDFTVQRGETVAIVGASGSGKSTLLGLLAGLDTPSAGTVLIEDIDIFALDEDGRAALRKERLGFVFQSFQLLAHLTALENVMLPLELRGDGDARAKAEAMLGRVGLSSRLRHYPKFLSGGEQQRVALARAFVTEPPLLLADEPTGSLDAATGEAVIALMFELNRERGSTLVLVTHDTGIAARCGRTVTIAAGRLV; translated from the coding sequence ATGCCAGATTTCTCCAGCGCCACCAGCAGTTTTGTTCCCGATTCTCCCGCGACGGCGCGCCAGCAGCCTGCCGTGCAGGGCGCCGCCAGGCCGGACGCCATTGCCGTACGCGGCCTGACCAAGCGCGTGGCCGATGCCAGCGGCGAGCTGACCATCCTGCACAGCGTCGATTTTACCGTGCAACGGGGCGAGACGGTTGCCATCGTGGGCGCCTCCGGCTCCGGCAAGTCCACGCTGCTGGGATTACTGGCGGGGCTCGACACGCCCAGCGCCGGCACGGTGCTGATCGAAGACATCGATATCTTCGCGCTGGACGAGGACGGCCGCGCCGCGCTGCGCAAGGAGCGGCTTGGCTTCGTGTTCCAGTCGTTTCAGCTGCTGGCGCACCTGACGGCGCTGGAGAACGTCATGCTGCCGCTGGAATTGCGCGGCGACGGCGACGCCCGCGCCAAGGCCGAGGCGATGCTGGGCCGCGTCGGCTTGTCCAGCCGCCTCAGACACTATCCGAAATTCCTGTCCGGCGGCGAACAGCAGCGCGTGGCGCTGGCGCGCGCCTTCGTCACGGAGCCGCCGCTGCTGCTGGCGGACGAGCCGACCGGCAGCCTCGACGCCGCCACCGGCGAGGCCGTGATCGCGCTGATGTTCGAGCTCAATCGCGAGCGCGGCTCGACGCTGGTTCTTGTCACGCACGATACGGGCATTGCCGCCCGCTGCGGACGCACCGTCACGATCGCGGCCGGCCGGCTGGTCTAG